A window of the Methanobrevibacter sp. TMH8 genome harbors these coding sequences:
- a CDS encoding V-type ATP synthase subunit K, producing MVDIALGTALAAIGAGVAIGFAGLGSGLGQGMAAAGSVGAVAEDKGMFAQGIIFSALPETQAIYGF from the coding sequence ATGGTAGACATTGCATTGGGTACTGCTCTTGCAGCAATTGGTGCGGGAGTAGCTATTGGATTCGCAGGTTTAGGATCAGGTTTAGGTCAAGGAATGGCAGCAGCTGGAAGTGTAGGTGCTGTAGCAGAAGATAAGGGTATGTTTGCTCAAGGTATTATTTTCTCTGCATTACCAGAAACTCAGGCTATTTATGGTTTCTT